The proteins below are encoded in one region of Helianthus annuus cultivar XRQ/B chromosome 2, HanXRQr2.0-SUNRISE, whole genome shotgun sequence:
- the LOC110913570 gene encoding B3 domain-containing protein Os06g0194400, which yields MVVSKQNYEDLRKQRLEENKRRMEELHLPLLTKALKTAHSPKPSPMKRTQPRAIGTEMVMVRRSGRVANLPAPVYKEITLYERVELPKGKRKYSYRRSDLANRVYASDEERAYATTKAEELEANLEGDHPSFVKPMLPSHVTGGFWLGLPGYFCRNHLPKNDGTVTLIDEEGEEFPTVYLAHKIGLSGGWRGFSLSHELVDGDALVFQLIEPTVFKVYIIRCSGYKEGENNDASDA from the exons ATGGTGGTCTCAAAACAAAACTATGAAGATCTCCGTAAGCAACGCTTGGAGGAGAACAAGCGAAGGATGGAAGAGCTTCATCTTCCTCTTCTCACCAAAGCTCTCAAAACCGCTCACTCTCCCAAGCCCTCACCG ATGAAGCGTACACAACCACGTGCGATTGGGACAGAAATGGTAATGGTGAGGAGGTCAGGCCGCGTCGCAAATTTGCCTGCACCTGTTTACAAGGAAATT accCTTTATGAGCGAGTTGAGTTACCAAAAGG TAAGAGAAAGTATAGCTATCGACGAAGTGACTTAGCGAACCGCGTATATGCATCTGATGAAGAGAGGGCATATGCTACAACAAAAGCCGAAGAACTTGAAGCAAATCTCGAAGGCGATCATCCTTCTTTTGTCAAGCCCATGCTTCCATCACATGTTACCGGTGGCTTTTGGCTG GGTCTCCCAGGGTATTTTTGCAGGAACCACTTACCAAAGAACGACGGAACAGTTACTTTAATTGACGAAGAAGgtgaagagtttccaacagtttATCTTGCCCACAAGATCGGTCTTAGTGGCGGATGGAGGGGGTTCTCTCTTAGTCATGAATTGGTAGATGGTGATGCACTCGTTTTCCAACTAATCGAACCTACCGTCTTTAAG GTGTATATTATAAGGTGCAGTGGTTATAAAGAGGGCGAAAACAATGATGCTTCTGATGCTTGA
- the LOC110913581 gene encoding putative dihydroflavonol 4-reductase → MKVLVTGASGYLGGRLCDALLRHGHSVRAFVRRTSDLSSLPPPSDDGTLELAYGDVTDYPSLLGACSGCHVVFHAAALVEPWLPDPSKFTSVNIGGLKNVIRACKETDSVEKIVYTSSFFALGSTDGYTADESQVHSAKFFCTEYEKSKAVADKIALEAAKEGIPIVAVYPGVIYGPGKVTAGNVVARMIVERFNGRLPGYIGYGNDKFSFSHVDDVVDGHIAALDKGQPGQRYLLTGENASFVQVFDIAAAITNTKTPRFNIPMFVIEIYGWLSVLFARITGKLPLISPPAVSCLKHQWAYSCDKAKRELDYKPRSLTEGLEEVLPWLKNSGAIKY, encoded by the exons ATGAAAGTGTTGGTGACCGGCGCTTCCGGTTACTTAGGCGGCAGACTCTGCGACGCCCTCCTCCGTCACGGCCACTCCGTCCGGGCGTTCGTCCGTCGCACCAGCGACCTCTCCTCCCTTCCTCCTCCCTCCGACGACGGAACCCTAGAACTTGCCTACGGTGACGTCACGGACTATCCCTCACTCCTCGGCGCTTGCTCCGGCTGCCACGTGGTCTTTCACGCCGCTGCGTTAGTCGAACCGTGGCTTCCAGATCCTTCTAAATTTACTTCT GTTAATATTGGAGGTTTGAAGAACGTGATTCGAGCGTGTAAGGAGACGGATTCGGTTGAGAAGATTGTTTATACGTCGTCGTTTTTCGCCTTGGGATCCACTGATGGATATACCGCTGATGAGAGTCAG GTGCATTCAGCCAAATTCTTCTGTACCGAATACGAGAAATCAAAGGCCGTTGCTGATAAAATTGCTCTAGAAGCTGCAAAGGAAGGCATACCGATAGTGGCTGTTTATCCCGGAGTTATATATGGACCCGGTAAAGTCACTGCGGGGAATGTGGTGGCTCGAATG ATTGTTGAACGGTTTAACGGACGATTGCCTGGCTACATAGGTTATGGAAACGATAAGTTTTCTTTCAGTCATGTAGATGATGTGGTAGATGGTCACATTGCAGCTTTGGACAAAGGTCAACCAGGTCAAAGATATCTTCTTACGGGTGAAAATGCATCCTTCGTGCAAGTTTTCGATATAGCAGCTGCTATCACCAACACAAAAACACCTCGGTTTAACATTCCTATGTTCGTGATCGAGATTTATGGCTGGTTATCCGTGCTATTCGCCAGAATAACTGGAAAACTTCCACTTATTAGCCCTCCG GCTGTGTCCTGTCTTAAACACCAATGGGCTTATTCTTGTGATAAGGCAAAAAGAGAACTGGACTACAAGCCTCGAAGCTTAACCGAGGGTCTAGAAGAGGTTCTTCCTTGGTTGAAGAACTCGGGGGCTATTAAATACTAA